From the Trueperaceae bacterium genome, the window GTCCATCCGGCTCCCCGGCTAGCGAAGGCCCATCAGACCGAGGCCGGTGGCGAACTCACGCGCGTCCGCCACCGCGTGCCTGGTGCCGGCCGCCACGGTGACCTTCGAGCGCAGCCAGTCCTCGCCGCCCTGCCAGACCTCGCAGGCGCCGCCGGCCTCGCGCGCGATCACCATGCCGGCCGCCACGTCCCAAGGGCTCAAGCCGAACTGCCAGAAGAGGTCCACGCGGCCGTCGGCCACGAAGCAGAAGTCGCGGCAGCAGGAGCCGCTCGCGCGCACGCCCGCCGAGGCCGCCGCGACACGTTCGAAGAATGTCGTCTGCGCGGGCACCTCGAGCATGGAGGGCGTGAAGTTCGTGGTCACGAGCGCGTGGGAGAGGGGCCGGTCGTCCTCGCGCTGGAGCCTGACGCCGCCGCGCCAGGTGCCGGCGCCCGTGACGGCCCAGGTCGCCTCGTCGTCGGCGGCGTGGTAGATGACGCCCAGCACGCTCTCGCCACCCTGCACCAGGCCGATGGACACACAGAAGGCGGGGTAGCTGCGCACGAAGTTGTGGGTGCCGTCGATCGGATCGATGACCCACACGGGGGCGCCGTCGTCGAACTCGGCCAGGCCGTTCTCCTCCCCGAGCAGCCCGAAGCCCGGGTAGGCGGCGCCCAGGGCCTCGGCGATGCGGCGCTGCGACTCGTAATCGACGCGCGTGACCACATCGCCGGGCGACGTCTTGGAGCTCACGCTCACGTCGGCCTGGCCGCGGTAGTGCGCCTCGCACTCGGCCTTGGCCCAGCGACCGACTTCCTCGGCCAAGGGCACGACCACGTCTTTGATGGCAAGCAGCTCGGCGCGCGTCAGGACGGTTCCCATGGCGCAGATGCTACTTCAGCTCTCGTGAGGCGCTCAACCGGCGCCCGCCAAGCGCGGTACGCGCCGAGGCGGGCTGTGTAAGGGCATCTTGCGTCGCCCGCTACCGTCGGCCTGCGCCTCGTCAAGGCGCCGCCACGAGGCCCGAGGTCAGCGCGCCAGGAAGAAGCCCGTGCTGCGCCTCACGCTCAACGGGCCGTCGGCGAGCCGCCGCCTGACGGACTCCTCGAACTCGCTCACGCACCGGATCACCTCGGGGCCGGGCTCGTCCGGCAGGTACACCATCGAGCGCAGGTAGGCGAGCAGGACCTCGGCATCGGCGACTTCGAGCGTGTCGTCCATGCGCACCACCTCGACCTCCCCGAACGCGCCGCCGAGTGCCGCCGCGCCGTTCTCGAGCGTGAAGGAGAGCGGTTCGACGCCGTGCAGGGTCGCCACGTCCGCCAGGGGCGCCACGAGGTCGCGCACGGCGGCCAGATGCGCCTCGCCGTTCGTGGCGGCGACGAGCCAGCCGCCCGAGCGCACGACGCGCCGCAGCTCGGCGATGCCCCGGGGGAGGTCGGGCACGTGGTAGAGCATGTGGTTCGCGAAAGCGAGGTCGAACGCGTCCGGGTCGAAGGGGAGCTGCTGGACGTCGGCGCGCGTGACGCTCACCGCCAGCCCGGCGTCGGCGGCCGCCCCGCTCACTGCCGCCGTCATGCCTTCGGAGGCGTCGGTGAGCGTGATGCGCCATCCGGGCGGCACGCGCTCCGCGTTCATCGTCCAGAGCCGCCCGGTGCCCGACCCGACCTCGAGGACGCGCGCGTCCGCCGCCGGCTCGACACGCTCGGACACGAGGGAGAAGAGCCAGCGATGGAAGTCCTCGCCCTTGCCGGCATAACGCTCATGGAAGGCGATGCGCGCCCGAAGGCGGTCGGGCGTCCTGTAAGCCTCTAGCATGGGTGCCGCAAGGATAGCAGGCTTGGTCGGGCGCGTAGGCCGGCACTCTCGACGGCGACGATTCCGATCGCCCAGTCACCGCACGCCGGGCCGCGTAAAGGATTAAACTGACGACCTGGAAGCTCGACCAGGGAAGCCGGTGGCCGTCCAGGACACGCTCGGCGACCGCCCTACAGCAGGCCGGGCACCGGAAAGGTTGAGGTGCAAGGTGAGCAACTTCATGAGACTAAGTCGCAGGGCTCTCCTCGCCTGCGTCGCGCTGGCCGCTCTGAGCGGGGCTTGGGCGAAGTCGGCGTACTTCGTGCAAGCCGACGTCGTGCGCGGCGCGATCGGGGCGACTGGGGCCGTTTGCGTCTTCAACGGCGTCTTCCAGCAGGGCGAGCAGATCGTGTGGCGCGCGTACGTGTTCGACTCCGAGACCGGCGAGGTGCTTACCCCCGAGCAGGTCGAGTCCCTCGGCATCCAGGTCTTCGGCGTGCTCGACGACAACCAGAAGGCCGAACTCCACTTCATGCCCCACCCTCCGGGCAGTGACAAAGCCGAGTTCTTCTGGGCGGGCGGCTGGCAGATCCCGGCCGACTTCGCCACGGGCAACTACGCTTGGACGCTCCAGGTGGTCGACGCCGCGGGCAACACTGCCACCTACTCGCCCATGGGCGCCGCCCTCGGGTTGGGCGCGATCAGCATCGTTGAGCCGGCGAATTAGGCGAACCCTCCTAGCCCTGGCGGCGGCCTGCCTCATCGGGCAGGCCGCCGCGCAGGATGGGCGACTCGCGTTCTCCCCGTCGTCGGGCAGCGTGGGCACCGCCGTCACGGCCACCGCCACGGGCCTGGCTGCCGGCGAGACCTACGACCTCGTATGGGAGAGCGCAGACGCCGCGTGGAACGTGGCCGACGGCGAGTTCATGGGCGTCGGCGCGGAAACGACGCGAGTCGTGATCGCCACGCTGACGGCCGACGCGGCAGGCGGCGCTACCGCCGGGTTCCAAGTACCCGAGGACTACGGCTACTTGCACAATGTGTTCGTCGTGCAGGGCGAGACCACGGCCGCGCGCCAAGGCTTCGTCGTGGTGCCGAACCTCACGATCTCGCCGGCGTCCGGCCCGGTCGGCACGCCCATCACCGTCACTTTGACTGGCGTGGGCTACCGCTTCTGGGAGTCGGTCTGGCACCTCCTGTACGACGGCGCGCATAGCGGCTGGCTCTCGGCGGTCACCTCCAAAGGCACGGCCGTCGCCGTCATCCCGGCCGCCGGCCCTGCCGGCATGCACACGCTCCAAGTGCTCTCCGGCACGCACCCCGTGCCGTACCTGAACCAGCAGCAGGCGCCCATCTACATGCCGCAGGTGCCGACGGTCCAGTCCGTGTTGTTCGAGTTGACCGAGGGCCCGCCGGCCGCATGGCCACCCCTCGAGGACCAGGTGTTACCCAGGCAAACGGCCGATTTCGCGGTCGGGACCCTGCCCGCGGTGGTCTCCCGTTACACGAGCGGCACCGTCGGCAGCCCGCTCACGCTCGACGTCTTCGGCTTCCCGGCGAACAGCGAGGTGGAGCTGGCCTTCAGCGCCGTGCGGGGCAACCGCCTGAGCGGCCGAGGCTGGGACGTCGTGCAGTTGCCCCTCGGCAGCGCCGCGACCGACGCCGACGGCAAGGCGACCTTCGAGCTCACCACGCCGGACGACCTCGGTGGGGAGCACGAGTTCACGGCGACGAGCGGCGAGGTCA encodes:
- a CDS encoding inositol monophosphatase; amino-acid sequence: MGTVLTRAELLAIKDVVVPLAEEVGRWAKAECEAHYRGQADVSVSSKTSPGDVVTRVDYESQRRIAEALGAAYPGFGLLGEENGLAEFDDGAPVWVIDPIDGTHNFVRSYPAFCVSIGLVQGGESVLGVIYHAADDEATWAVTGAGTWRGGVRLQREDDRPLSHALVTTNFTPSMLEVPAQTTFFERVAAASAGVRASGSCCRDFCFVADGRVDLFWQFGLSPWDVAAGMVIAREAGGACEVWQGGEDWLRSKVTVAAGTRHAVADAREFATGLGLMGLR
- a CDS encoding class I SAM-dependent methyltransferase — encoded protein: MLEAYRTPDRLRARIAFHERYAGKGEDFHRWLFSLVSERVEPAADARVLEVGSGTGRLWTMNAERVPPGWRITLTDASEGMTAAVSGAAADAGLAVSVTRADVQQLPFDPDAFDLAFANHMLYHVPDLPRGIAELRRVVRSGGWLVAATNGEAHLAAVRDLVAPLADVATLHGVEPLSFTLENGAAALGGAFGEVEVVRMDDTLEVADAEVLLAYLRSMVYLPDEPGPEVIRCVSEFEESVRRRLADGPLSVRRSTGFFLAR